Below is a genomic region from Candidatus Syntrophosphaera sp..
GGAAACCCGCCAGGGATAATCCGCGTGACCGGTCCCGAATCCCAGGTAGAGCGGAAGCATTGCAACTGGCAGAAATTCCGCGCCCAGTGAGACTCTGGCCTGCTTATTCACGTTGACGCTGTTCCCAAAACCCTGCACAAAATCCGCGGAGACAGACGCGAAGGGCAGGCGGTACATGGCTGCCAGCCTCATTTCAGGCGGCAGTTTGGTGGAGTAGGGATCGATCTCGATCTCCGCGGATTCCTCGGTGAAGATGTCTTCCAGATCTTCGCCCAGGTCCGCGATATAGACGCTATCCACCGAAGCCCGGTAAGTGTAATCCTTGGTTTCCATCTGCCAGTTGATGAAGCCGAAAATGTTGTCCAAGGTAAGCCCGGCAGAAAGGTTTTCAATGGGGTCCCAAGCCACGCCCAGCATGCCTTTGAAGCCATATCCGGCCAATCCTGTCCTGAGGGTGACGTTTTGTTCCAGGCCAAGGCCCTCTTCCAGGCTGGTGCTGAATCTGCCATAAAACTCTTCAGTATATGCGTTGCCGATGCCGCCCAACAAACTGGCCGAGGCGCCAAAGCGAAGCGGGGCCAGATCTGCAGGCAGTGGCAGTTGGATGTCTCCCACCCCCAGGGTCAGGTCGGTATGGCCCAAAGCTTCAAGATAGTTCTCTTCTTCCGTGAATTCATAGACCTGGCTGCCGTCCCCATTGCCCATGAGCAAAAGCTCCAGATACTCTTCCGACAGCGATCCGCGCATTCCCACCTGAACTGAGCTGCTCAGCGCCAGCTTGCCCATGGTGAAGCCAAACAGGCCCATATTCACGCCCAGGCCGAAAGTTTCCTTGCCGTCGATGGCGTCCAGGATCATTTGTTTATCCACCTCAGTCAAGAAATCCCGATCCATTATATGGTTGTAAAGCGCCAGATCGAAGGAATTGTTGGTGGCGTAAACACCCAGGTTCAGAACCGGTAGCCAGAAATCGCGGTCGAGTTCGTTGAGCAGGGCGGGATTCCAATAGTTGGCCTCGCTGCCTTTGGCTCGCAGCATGTAGCTGTCGGCAAAGAGCAGGGACCGGGACGTGAAAGTGGTTGCCGGCAAGGCTGTAAGAACCAGCAGCAACAGCAGGGAAAAAACGGGTTTTTTCATTCATCCACCTCGATAAGCAGGTTGGCGCTCAGCATGCTCCGCACCTGGACATAATCCGCGGGCGAAGCGGTTATGGTCACGACTCCGTCGGTCGCCTCAAAGCTGAAGGTCCAGAGCAGATAGACCTTCGGGCTGTCAAAGCTTTGCAATTCCGCTTCGGAAAGTTCCAGCCGGATGGTCTGGACGCCGTCAGCAGCCACCTCGGGGCCGGTGTATTGGGAAGAATGCAGGGTGATAGTCCGGCTGATGGCAAAAGTGGCCGGATCGTTGGTGTCGATCTGGTTGTTTCTGGAGATGTAGAAAGTGGCCCGCCCGCCCACGGGGACAGTGTTTACAACCTCGAAAGCCAAGTATGAGCTGGCCACCGTATTCCTGATCAGGTCTCTGATTTCCGGGGACATCTCCACAGCGGTGGGCTCGCTGTCTTCGAATGTGTGTTCATAAAGGACCAATTCCAGCGGCGCGTCGATCTGGTAGTGGCAAAAGATCCGTTTCCCCTCCTCCACGAATCCCGGGATGCCGTTGTAGCCGCCGTTGATGAGCAGGTAGGCGTTTTGGATTTCGATCTCGTCCGGCAGGATCTGCAGCAATTCGCTCACATGGCTGGAAAAAACCAGTTCCGTGATCGTGGGGCCGCTTACGGACGCCGGATTGACGCGGAAGTTTTGGCCAATGTCATCGCAGATCGGGACAATGTGCTCCAATCCTGTCCTGTTGTTCCTGGCTCGCAATTCGCCCCGGAACTCAGCCGCGAAGCCGACTTCGTTGGTCACTTGCAGAGCTACGGAAGCATGCATCAATTGGATCGCGTTTTCCAATTCGTAGGGATAGTCGATGGTGATCAGGGATGCCTCGCCCACCAGTTCGCGCACATAGTTGAACAGGTAGCCCTGGAACTTGTTGAAGCCGACCTGCTCATTCATCAGGATCGATGCGGTCCCCAGCGGTGTTCCGTCCGGATGGTTTGAGGTAATGGTCAGGATCGCGTCAATGTGCTCCAAGACCTGCCCGGAGTTTTCAGTCCCGATCTCGTATCCCACCATGCTCGCGCTCTGCCAGCCGATGCTGCCGTCGTAGATGATGGTGAAAGGCTGCCCCGCGGGGTTGAGAACTTCCGGCAAGACAAGGCTGATCTGGGTGTTTTCCCGGTCCGCGATGTTGAAAAAGTAGTTCAGCACTCCCTCGTCGAATCTGCCGTACGTGAGGTGCACTACGTCCGCGGGATCGGAAAAGGGCAGGTCCAGTTCGACCTGGATACCGGAAAAGAGCGGAACGGCGCTGAAATCTATGGCGGGAGTGAAATTCACGTCCCCGAAGGGATCGGATTCGGCATAGCCGGTATCGGTGAGAGTCAGGACCTGCCCTTCGCCGATGATGATATGCACGCTGTCGGCCAGGTCCGAAACCATAAACCTTTGGTTCATCAGGGGCACGGAAATGTCCACGTTCCACTTGGGAAGCCGGGGCTGGGTGATGTCGCAGGCGGTCAGGAAAAACAAAAAGCAGACAACCGCGGGCAGAAAGTACTTACTCATGTGCGAGTCCTTGGGCGCCGGAGCGCAAAACTTGTTATTTGCAATATTTGTTCTCTTAGCCGGTAACCGCATCATCTGTCAAGCATTTTCTTAGCTCATATGGCATAACATATTGTTTGACTTTTAGATAGCCTTCAAAGATCTCTTTGCTGCGGGTTGAATTCAGCACCCCGGTAAACCCGGATCAGGGCCAGGTCTCGTTCGCTAAGTTCCTGCGTCGCCGTGTCTGAGGCCGGATCAAACATCAGGCGGTAGCGTAATTCCGCCCGCACCAATTCGCCGAAGGCGGGATGCCAGGGACCGGCAACAATTGCCTCGGGTGAAAGGTTCGCCGGCAGGCCTAGCTTGATGATACGAATGCCGTTGGCCTTGGCCAGGGGAAAATAATCCGCACATTGGTCCACGGCTTCCTCCAAAGAAAGCGGCTTGTATTTGCCCTCCAGGTAGATCCGCTCCAGAGGCGTACCTTTGATCACGATCAGCGGATATAGCCGCAGCAGCGCGGGTTTCAGCTCTGCCAGGGCATCATGGTTGATCCTGAGGCTCTCATCGCTCCAGCCCGGAAGCCCTGGCATCAGTTGCGCGCCGAGTTCGAAGCCTCTTTCTTTCACCCGCAAGGCCGCTTCCCTGGCTTCTTGGCCGGTATAGCCGCGTCCGGACCGGACCAGAACCGCGTCGCAGAAATCCTGGATCCCCAGCTCGATCGTCCGGATCCCTTTTGACGCGCACCAGTCGAGGATCGCGGACTCCACATACAGGGGATGGGTGGAGATACGGAAAGTGGTCTTGGGATCGCAGACTGAGCCGATCCGCTCGATTACTTCGCTCCGGAAAGCCTCATCCAGCGCGGTGAAACTTCCCCCGTAAAAAGCCACCTGCTTGTCCCGTCCGGGATTGCGGCGGATAAACCCAGCCACTTCACCGACTGCGTTTTCCAGGTCGAATTCCCCGGAGCCGCTGATCTTGTTCTGGTCGCAATAAACGCAGCGGCGCGGGCAGCCCCGCATGGGCAAAAACAAAGGATAGATCAGATGCCGCTTGTTCACCGGTTTTCCCCCGCCTTCCAGCCCACTCTCCCATCACCTTCATTGACAATGAGTTGCATGATCCCTCCAGTCTTGGCTCTCCTTATCATTACGGTGTCAATACGGACTCATTACGGACAAAGTCCGTAATGAGTCCGTATTGACACCGTAATGATAAGGGGGGCGATGGGGTAAAGATCCGGATTTTAATAAGTTGGAGATTGAACGGGAGATCACGGTTGGAGGCACGTTATTCTTTTATAAAGGTGGCTTTGAGAGTCTTGAGAAAGGAAAAAACCTGATCGGGAGCGGGCAGGGCTAGATCCCCAGTTTCTGGCAGGCGCTGCGCGCGGCTTCCTGTTGGGCGGTTTTTTTGGTGGAGCCTTTCCCAGAGCCGAGCAATTTGCCATCCTGCCGCACCTCGACAGTGAAGGTCTTGTTGTGTTCGGGCCCCTCTTCGGCAATGGTCACGTAACGCGGCGGTTCCTGGTTGCGAGACTGCATGTGCTCCTGGAGGATGCTTTTGTAGTTCACCAGTTCGTTGCGGGTGACCGTGGTCTCATAGTCGGTGAGGATGTGGGTTTTGATGAAGCGCGAGGCGGAGGCGATCCCGCTATCCAGATAGATGGCGCAGATCAGGGCTTCGATGGTGTCGCTGAGGATGGAAGGTTTTTTGGCGCCTCCGGCTTGGTGTTCCTCGGGGCTGAGGAGGACATATTTTCCGATCTCAAGGGTGTTTGCCTTGAGGTTCAGATAGGTCTCGGAAACGATCTTGGACTTGAGTTTGCTGAGTTTTCCCTCGGCCTCGTCGGGATGGCGGGAAAAGAGCTCGCGGGAAACGATGAAGCCCAGGATCGAATCGCCCAGAAACTCCATGCGCTCGAAAGGCGAGGGGGTCTTGTGGTCGTCAAACTTGCGCCGCAGGTAGGATTTATGGGTGAGGGCGGCCCTGAGCAGGGTGGTATCGTGGAAATTGTAATCGATCCTCTTCTGGAACTGGCTGAGGCTCTTTTCCCATTTGGGATACTGCTCCGAGATTTGTTTGCCGCTGAAATACTGGCTGATCTTTTGGATGATCCTCTTCATTGTTCGCCTCCGCGGCGGCAAAGCCAGTTCTGCATGGTCAGCCCCATCCTTCGCGTTGTTTCTCAGACGTATCTTTTGATCACTATGGACGCGTTGTGTCCGCCAAAACCCAGGGAATTGGAGAGGGCGGCATTTACGTCCAGGCGCTGGGCTTGGTGCGGAACGTAGTCCAGATCGCAATCCGGATCGGGATGGGTGAGATTGATGGTGGGATGCAGGATCCCGGTCTCGATGGTCTTGGCGCAGACGATGGCCTCGATCCCAGCAGCAGCGCCGAGCATATGGCCGACCATGGATTTGGTGGAATTGATCTTCAGCTTGTAGGCGTGGTCTCCAAAGCAGCTTTTGATGGAGAGGGTCTCGCCTTTGTCGTTGAGGGGGGTGGAAGTCCCGTGGGCATTGATGTAGTCGATGTCCTGGGGCTTGAGGCCGGCATCGGCGATGGCGGTCCGCATCGCTTCCGCGCTTCCGGCGCCGTCTTCGGTGGGCGCGGTGATGTGGAAAGCGTCGTCGGTGGCGCCGTAACCGGCCAGTTCCGCGTAGATCCTGGCCCCGCGGGCCTTGGCGTGCTCCAGCTCCTCCAAAACGATCAAAGCGCTTCCTTCGCTCATCACGAATCCATCCCGCTCGGCGTCAAAAGGCCGGGAAGCCTTGGCCGGTTCGTCATTGCGGGTGGAAAGCGCGCGCATGGCGCAGAATCCGCCGATCGCCAGCAAGGTCACGGCCGCTTCGGCTCCGCCGCTGATGATGATGTCCGCGTCGCCGTATTGGATGGTGCGGAAGGCGGTTCCGATGGCATGGTTGGCACTGGCGCAGGCGCTGGTCACGTTAAAGTTGATGCCCTTGAAGCCGTTTTCGATGGCGATATGGGCGGCGGCGATGTTGCCGATCATCTTCGGTATGAAGAAAGGGCTGATCCGGCGCGGGCCCTGGGTATGTTTTTTGATGGCTTCCTCTTCGAAAGTGAGGATTCCGCCCATGCCCACACCCGTGATCACGCCGACCCTTCTGGCATCCCCAGAGTAGGAAACCAGCCCCGCGTCTTTGACCGCTTCGCGCGAGGCGATCAGGGCGTATTGGGTAAAGAGGTCGAGCTTGCGGCCTTCCTTGGTGTCAAAATGGTCTTCTGTCTTGTAGTTCTTGATCTGGGCGGCGATATGGCTGCTGATCGCGGATGTGTCGAAATTGGTGATGGTGGCCACTCCGGAGACCCCGTCCACCAGGTTTTGCCAGGTCTCGGCAACATTGTGCCCCACGGGCGTTATGGCGCCCAAACCGGTGATTACCACTCGTTTTTTCATCGTCTGAACCTCACTTGAAGAACTTGCTTGTCGAAATGTTCCATCCCTTTCCGGAGCAGGATTTGCCCGCGGCCGGAATGACGGCGGTTGTTGAATAAAATTAAAGAATCAATCCTGATAGCAGAAGCTATCAGGATTGATTCGGGTGGTTTTTTAAGCCAGCTTTTCCTTCAGATAATCGATGGCTTGTCCGACAGTGCGGAGCTTATCCTGATCTTCATCAGGGATGCTGATCGAGAATTCTTCCTCAAATGCCATCACCAATTCCACCGTGTCCAGTGAATCGGCGCGCAGGTCTTCGATGAAGTTGGCCGAGGGGACGATCTGAGATTCTTCCACCCCGAGTTTGTCCATCACGATCTGTTTGACTTTGGCTTCAATATCCATTATTCCTCCTATGTTTATTGAAGAGCGTGTGTTATATTGAACGGTTTCCCTTTCAACGCTTTAGTGCATGGTCAGGCCGCCGTCGACGGCAATGGTCTGACCGGTGATGTAAGAGCTTTCCGGCGAAGCGAGGAACAGGCATAGCCTGGCAACGTCGGCCGGGCTGCCCATCTTCTGCAGCGGGATCGCTTTGGCATAGCCTGCCACCACTTCTTCAGGAAGAGTGGCGGTCATTTCTGTTTCTATGAATCCCGGGGCGATGGCGTTGACGCGCACACCCCTGGAGGCAAATTCCCTGGCGCAGCTTTTGGTGAAGGCGATGATGCCGCCTTTTGAGGCAGCGTAGTTGGCCTGGCCGGCATTGCCCATGATCCCGATCACGCTGGCGATGTTGATGATCGAGCCGGCTCTAGCCTTCATCATGTGCTTGAAAACCTTTTGGGAACAGAGAAAGGTGCCCTTGAGATTGATCTCCATCACCAGGCTCCATTCCTCTTCCTTCATCCGCAAAAGCAGATTGTCGCGAGTGATCCCGGCATTGTTCACCAGGCAATCGATCCTGCCCCGGGCCGCCATGATGGAAGAAAAAACCTCGTCCATGCCGGCGGAATCGGTGACGTTTCCCACGTATCCGGAGGCGGATAAACCTTTCTCCGCGAGGGCTTGGACGGCCTTGTCCACCAGTTCCTGGTTCAGGTCGATGATTACGGAGTGAGCGCTTTGCGCGGCAAAGGCCTGCGCGATCGCGAAGCCGATTCCGCGGGCGGAACCTGTGATCACCACAACATTATCTTTCAGGTCGTATTTCATTTGATCCTTGTTAAACCTTTTATTGAATAAGCCTTACATCATTCCAGTTCACTCAGCAAACTGTCAAGATCCGCAAGTTTGTCCAAATTTAAAACCTGCGCATCTTTGTCAATAGACTTTATCATTCCAGAGAGGACTTTTTGCGGTCCGAACTCGATGAAACGGCGCACTCCGGCATCTATCATATGCTGCACGCAGTCCACCCAAAGCACCGGCGAGATCACCTGGCGGGTGAGTTTTTCCCGGCTCACGGAGCCACTGGTGTTGGGAAGCGCGTCCACATTGGAGACCAGGGGAATGGCTGAGTCTCTGAATTCCACGGTTTGCATTTCCGCGGCCAGCCAGAGGCTCGCGTCCCGGATCAGTTCGGTGTGGAAAGGACCGCCCACCACGAGCGGGACGACGCGTTTCGCGCCTTTTTCCCTAGCCAGTTCAGAAGCCCGGGCGACTCCCGGTTCGGTTCCGGAGATCACCGTTTGGACCGGCGTGTTGAAGTTCACGGCCCTCACCAGTCCCGCGGATCCGGCTTCCGCGCAGATATCCACGACGTCCCGTGCGGCGAGGCCCAATACGGCGGCCATGGCAAAAGGCACGCCCGCGTTGGCTTTGATCATGAACTCTCCGCGCTTGTGGACCAGATGCATGGCATCCTTCCAATTCAGGGTCCCGTTGGCCACCAGAGCGGTGAATTCGCCCAGGGAATGGCCGGCCACGAAATCCGGCTTGAGTCCGGAGCGCCGGGCAAAGCTCTGCAAGGCGCAGATGCTGTGGAAGAGGATTGCCGGCTGGGTGTGGCTGGTTTCCTTGAGCCGGTCCTCAGGTCCCTCCAGCATCACGTTTTCCAACTCCGTGCAATGTTCCCGGTCAAATTCCAGCAGCAGCGCCGCGAATTCCGGTTCCTGGGCCATGAAATCACTTGCCATGCCCACATATTGCGCCCCCTGTCCGGGAAATACAAAAGCAGTCTTCATTTTGGCCCCCTTAATATCTGGCCAGGATGCTGCCCCAGGTGAGGCCGGCACCGAACGAGGTCAGCAGGATGATGTCTCCGCGGCGGATCTTCTTGTTGCGGATCGCTTCGTCCATGGCCAAGGGAATGGTGGCTGAGGAGGTGTTGCCGTATTTTTCGATGTTGACGATCACCTTGCTCATCGGGACCTTCAGCTTGTCCGCGAGGCCTTCGATGATGCGCAGGTTGGCCTGGTGGGGTATGATCCAGTCCACGTCCTTGGTTTCCAGCTTGTTGCGGCGCAGCAACTCATCCGTGGATGCGAACATGGAGCGGATGGCGTTCTTGTAGATCTTGTTTCCCTCCATGTAGACCGTGTGCAGGTTCTGATCCACGCTGTCGTTAGAGGCTGGCATCCTGGAACCGCCCGCGGCTTGGTATAAGAGGTCGCTTTGGCTGCCGTCGGCAAGGATGAGAGAATCGATGATCCGGGAAATGTCGCTCCGCTTGGCCCGGGAGACGATGGTGGCACCGGCTCCGTCTCCGAAGAGAACGCAGGTTCCCCGGTCTTCCCAGTTCGTGATCTTGGTCAGGATGTCCACGCCGATGACCAGCACGTTCTTGATGCCGCCGTTCTCCACGTAGTTCTTGGCCACGTCGAGCGCGTAAACAAAGCCCGTGCAGCCGGCGGAAACGTCGAAGGCGGGAATGCCTTTCAGGCCGAGATTCTTTTGCACTATGCAGGCTGTGGAGGGGAAGGGATAATCTCCGGTCACCGTGGCCACGATGATCAGGTCGATATCCTTATATTTCACATTGGAAGCTTCGACGGCATTGATGACAGCCTGGGTGGCGATATCGCTGGCAGCCTCATCCGGGCTGGCATAGTGGCGTTCGAACATCCCGGTGCGCGAGCGGATCCATTCGTCGGAGGTATCGACACGCTTTTCCAGGTCAAAATTGTTCACTATTTTCTTCGGAGCGTGGCTCCCGAAGGCTGAGAATTTCGCGTTGTACAAAGGCATTACTGAATCCTCTCAAAATACTCTTTGGTGTGCCGCACGAATCCCGATTGGGCAATGCGGACGGCGAAGCGGACCGCGTTTTTGATCGCCAGGGCGTTGCTCCGTCCGTGGCAGACGATGCTGGTGCCGTTGAGCCCGACCAAAAGAGCGCCGCCGTATTCGGTGTGGTCCAGTTTCCTTTTCAGATAGCTGTAAACCGGATAGGAAAGCATGGCGCCGAATTTGGCGATCCAGTCCTTGTTGAATTGCTCTTTTAGGATGTCGAAGACGGAAATGACCGCGCCTTCGATCGTTTTCAAAACCACGTTGCCCACGAATCCGTCGCAGACCACGACGTCGCAGATGCCCTTCAAAACGTCCTTGCCTTCGATATTGCCGATGAAATTCAGGTCTTTGGCTCCCACCAGAAGCTGATGCGCCTCGCGGGTGATGGAGTTGCCCTTGGCGCTCTCTTCGCCGATGTTGAGCAGGGCGACCCGGGGCTTTTCGACCTTGTAGGTATAGCTGAAATAGATGCTGCCCAATTGGGCGAATTGAAGCAGGTTTTCCGCATCGCAATCAACGTTGGCGCCCATGTCCAGAAGGATCTCGTGATGTTTCTGGGTGGGAACCGTC
It encodes:
- a CDS encoding radical SAM protein, giving the protein MNKRHLIYPLFLPMRGCPRRCVYCDQNKISGSGEFDLENAVGEVAGFIRRNPGRDKQVAFYGGSFTALDEAFRSEVIERIGSVCDPKTTFRISTHPLYVESAILDWCASKGIRTIELGIQDFCDAVLVRSGRGYTGQEAREAALRVKERGFELGAQLMPGLPGWSDESLRINHDALAELKPALLRLYPLIVIKGTPLERIYLEGKYKPLSLEEAVDQCADYFPLAKANGIRIIKLGLPANLSPEAIVAGPWHPAFGELVRAELRYRLMFDPASDTATQELSERDLALIRVYRGAEFNPQQRDL
- the rnc gene encoding ribonuclease III, with the protein product MKRIIQKISQYFSGKQISEQYPKWEKSLSQFQKRIDYNFHDTTLLRAALTHKSYLRRKFDDHKTPSPFERMEFLGDSILGFIVSRELFSRHPDEAEGKLSKLKSKIVSETYLNLKANTLEIGKYVLLSPEEHQAGGAKKPSILSDTIEALICAIYLDSGIASASRFIKTHILTDYETTVTRNELVNYKSILQEHMQSRNQEPPRYVTIAEEGPEHNKTFTVEVRQDGKLLGSGKGSTKKTAQQEAARSACQKLGI
- the fabF gene encoding beta-ketoacyl-ACP synthase II; translated protein: MKKRVVITGLGAITPVGHNVAETWQNLVDGVSGVATITNFDTSAISSHIAAQIKNYKTEDHFDTKEGRKLDLFTQYALIASREAVKDAGLVSYSGDARRVGVITGVGMGGILTFEEEAIKKHTQGPRRISPFFIPKMIGNIAAAHIAIENGFKGINFNVTSACASANHAIGTAFRTIQYGDADIIISGGAEAAVTLLAIGGFCAMRALSTRNDEPAKASRPFDAERDGFVMSEGSALIVLEELEHAKARGARIYAELAGYGATDDAFHITAPTEDGAGSAEAMRTAIADAGLKPQDIDYINAHGTSTPLNDKGETLSIKSCFGDHAYKLKINSTKSMVGHMLGAAAGIEAIVCAKTIETGILHPTINLTHPDPDCDLDYVPHQAQRLDVNAALSNSLGFGGHNASIVIKRYV
- a CDS encoding acyl carrier protein, with protein sequence MMDIEAKVKQIVMDKLGVEESQIVPSANFIEDLRADSLDTVELVMAFEEEFSISIPDEDQDKLRTVGQAIDYLKEKLA
- the fabG gene encoding 3-oxoacyl-[acyl-carrier-protein] reductase; its protein translation is MKYDLKDNVVVITGSARGIGFAIAQAFAAQSAHSVIIDLNQELVDKAVQALAEKGLSASGYVGNVTDSAGMDEVFSSIMAARGRIDCLVNNAGITRDNLLLRMKEEEWSLVMEINLKGTFLCSQKVFKHMMKARAGSIINIASVIGIMGNAGQANYAASKGGIIAFTKSCAREFASRGVRVNAIAPGFIETEMTATLPEEVVAGYAKAIPLQKMGSPADVARLCLFLASPESSYITGQTIAVDGGLTMH
- the fabD gene encoding ACP S-malonyltransferase, with the translated sequence MKTAFVFPGQGAQYVGMASDFMAQEPEFAALLLEFDREHCTELENVMLEGPEDRLKETSHTQPAILFHSICALQSFARRSGLKPDFVAGHSLGEFTALVANGTLNWKDAMHLVHKRGEFMIKANAGVPFAMAAVLGLAARDVVDICAEAGSAGLVRAVNFNTPVQTVISGTEPGVARASELAREKGAKRVVPLVVGGPFHTELIRDASLWLAAEMQTVEFRDSAIPLVSNVDALPNTSGSVSREKLTRQVISPVLWVDCVQHMIDAGVRRFIEFGPQKVLSGMIKSIDKDAQVLNLDKLADLDSLLSELE
- a CDS encoding ketoacyl-ACP synthase III, encoding MPLYNAKFSAFGSHAPKKIVNNFDLEKRVDTSDEWIRSRTGMFERHYASPDEAASDIATQAVINAVEASNVKYKDIDLIIVATVTGDYPFPSTACIVQKNLGLKGIPAFDVSAGCTGFVYALDVAKNYVENGGIKNVLVIGVDILTKITNWEDRGTCVLFGDGAGATIVSRAKRSDISRIIDSLILADGSQSDLLYQAAGGSRMPASNDSVDQNLHTVYMEGNKIYKNAIRSMFASTDELLRRNKLETKDVDWIIPHQANLRIIEGLADKLKVPMSKVIVNIEKYGNTSSATIPLAMDEAIRNKKIRRGDIILLTSFGAGLTWGSILARY
- the plsX gene encoding phosphate acyltransferase PlsX, producing MRIAVDAFGSDKAPFPEIEGAIQAIKEDFCQEIVLVGDESILRHELEKYYYDPARISIVHASERITMEDHAAEAVRAKKDSSMVRTVELHKSGEVDAALSAGNSGAFMAASLLSYGRVKGVSRPAIAVTVPTQKHHEILLDMGANVDCDAENLLQFAQLGSIYFSYTYKVEKPRVALLNIGEESAKGNSITREAHQLLVGAKDLNFIGNIEGKDVLKGICDVVVCDGFVGNVVLKTIEGAVISVFDILKEQFNKDWIAKFGAMLSYPVYSYLKRKLDHTEYGGALLVGLNGTSIVCHGRSNALAIKNAVRFAVRIAQSGFVRHTKEYFERIQ